The following is a genomic window from Mustela lutreola isolate mMusLut2 chromosome 5, mMusLut2.pri, whole genome shotgun sequence.
TTGAAAGAGCTTGTGTAAAATTGGTGTTATTTCTCCCTTAAATGTTCATATAAATTCAGTACTGACGCCATCTCTGCCTGGCAGTCTCGCAGTgagaggtttttatttatttattttttaaagatttatttatctgaatgaGAGAGAGCGGGCAGAGAGTATGatcacaagttgggggagggataaaaggagagggatagagagagaatcctcaagcagactccccactgagcacaaagcctgacatgggacttgatcctaggaccctgagatcatgacctgagccaaaatcaaaagccagccagttaacctactgaggcaccccaggcacctctgtgagaagaacattttaaaatgaagattcaatttatttattagatgtaAGAccattcaaattttctgtttcttttttgtacCTTTCTAGGAATTTGAGCCTTGCTCTAAGTGCCCAAGCATATTGACATAAAGTTTCGTCATTAAGTTATTATCTTATAAGTCTCTGTGGAATCTGTCCTGATGTCGTCTTTATCATTATTGATATTAATAATTGTTGATATTAGTAATTGATATTAGCAGTCAATTAGTAACATTAGTAATCATTATTGACAATTAGTGATTAGTGATCATTAGTAATTAGTAAGGCACACACATAATTATTGTGTGCCTTCTTTTTTTGATTAGTGTTGCTAGAAGTctcaatttttattaagttattgatttgtctattttgttttattttgtcttttttatttttattgtctttttaatttttttatctttccttttatttttcctttttatttcatttgctatttttctaatttcttgagatGTACACATGACTGTAGCTGCATCCTATCAGTTTCATTTATtagatgtaataaatatttttattatcatttaaattctaattgtgatttttttttctttcatctatcagttatttagaaatgtattgCTTAATTTAGAAATATCTGGGTTTTTCAAGTATCTTTTTGGTATTTTGGTGTTCATTTCCAGCTTAATTCCATTGCGTTCAGAGAACATACTCTTGAGTATTCTCATTCCTGTGAAATGTATTCATTTACAGCCAATATAAGGTCAGTTTTGGTAGACGTTCTCTATGTACTAATAATATGTGCTCTGTCATTGTTGGGTATACTGTTTTCAAGTCTATTTTGAGTCAGATTTGTTTATCAGATTATTGAGAGCATCTCCATTCTTAAAGGTTTGATTTCTGAGTTATTGAGAGTGGTGTGTGAACACAGATTGCTAGGATTATAAagatttctctgtttttgtttttcattttctcagtttcTACTTTATACATTGTGAAGTTTATGCACAAATGTAGATTTGTTATATGTTCCTGGAGAGTCCCTTCTGTCAATGTGAAATATCTGAAAGtctattttttctaatattgtaAGATTTGTCTGATTTTATATACCAGCTTTCTTATGGTTACTGCTTGCTTcataaatcctttttattttctatatttctataccTATGTTTTGGTATTTCTCTTCTAATAAGCATTTAGTTGGATTTTTAAATCCAGTCTTACaatcttagtttttgtttgtttgtgacagagatcacaaataggcagagaggcaggcagagagagagggagaagcaggctccctgctgagcagagagcccgatgaggggctaaatcccaggaccccaagactatgcctgagccgaaggtaggggcttaaccccctgagccatacAGGTACCCCTGCTAAGtgtatttaattacatatatattttcaaccTCTCAAGACATAATTATTGTGTGCAATAATACTTACGTGTATTCACATATTTACTTTTCTATTGCTTTTCATTCCTTCTTACATTTCCATGTTTCCACCTGGGATTTTCTTATGCCTAGAACATGCTTcttactgtgttttgttttgtttttaatatgggtCTGCTGGTGACACagtctctgtttttatttgtatagaAATACCCATTTCATATTCACTTTTTAaggatattttctttctattgAATTATTTGGCAGTTATGTTTTTTCAACACTTCCTGATGTTGGttcattgtcttctggcttccacTGTTTTTGTTGAAAAGATGGCTGCCAGTcttaccttttttcttccctcttttttttttttttaatttaattttttaagatttcatttatttatttgacagagagagacagagtgagagggaactcagcagggggagtgagagaggaagaaataggcttcccacagagcagagagcccgatgcagggctccatcccaggaccccaggatcatgatctgagcggaagtcagatccttaacaactgagccacccttttttttttttaattctttaaaagtaacgcatttgttttcctctcaaaCAACTGTCAAGATTAAACTTGTCAAGattaaacaagataaaaccagtCGTTTTGTGCTTAGTtgaattttctatgtatttatcctgcttggaaTCTCTGGTGCTTCTCAAATTCATTTTTCAGCCTTTGTGTGTTTCAAATAGTATTTTTGCCCCATTTgtttccttctcccattccagaaCTTGTCACACATGTGTTCAGTCTCTTCATCATGACTTGTaggtttcttttttaactttcttcaGCAACTTTTACTGTAGATGTTTTCTGCTTATGTATTTTTCCATTGCACTATTGCTCCCTTCTACTATGTCTAATATACTATTAAATCTATCTGTTCAGTTCttaatttcaattattatattcttttgtaGAATTTTCATTTGAGTCATTGGTCAATCTCCTGTTGAAATTCTCATTCTTATCTGTATAATTGAACACATTAATCACAGTTATCTCAAAACCCATGTCTGATAACTTAGATGTCTGAATTCTGTGGGTCTTCATGTAttatctgttttttctcttgatttaatTTCTTACTACTCTGGTACATTTTGATTGAATCTTTGATATTGTATTTGAAGAAGTGAAGAGGCCTTGAGTGATGTTATATTCCTCCAGAGAACATTGCCTTTTTTTCTGGCAGACAATGAGCGTAAGGGAACCAACTTAATCCAACCAGGGACGTGTTAGATGGAGATTGGGCTGTGGTGTTTATATAAAGCTTTGCCTATCTCTTCTTTGCCCTTGCTACTAGGTTGTAGCTCTCCAGGAGTGCATATTGAGAGCTTTACATGTTTACTGTGACCACTAACCCCTTCTTTGGAAAATCCTGATCTCAGATTTTGGCTCCATATTTTCTTAAGATtagaaaattttgaaattctGCTTAGCTTTGGCCTCTTGTCCTGAGAGGTTTTAGAATTCAGCAAATTCTATAAGGGAAAAAACCAGTAAGTATTGGGATTACCTTTCTgtatttcccttttctcccaAATATTGAACTATCAGGTTGGCCTTGAGTGACATCTGATGCCTTTAGATAGAAATTTGTTTATCAATTAagattttccagttgttttctaCAGGAATGTCTGCCACAGCTTACTTTATCAGGTCCAGAAATGAGAGTCAGCCCTTAAGGTGTTAACATTTGGCAATCCTAGCATTTAACTGACCATTTTTGTTTTGAGCAACATTAGTCTGAGCTCACCAGGATTTTAGCTTTAAAATGCACCTGTTTAACTTTCTTTTCCAGATAAGTAAAGAGGTtagtttagtttgttttgttgattataGCTCTTTGTAGATTTTCTGGAGTGTGTAGGAAAAAAGTAATGAGGAGGCTTGTTCTTGATAGGAGTTTCCAGGAATCTTTGCATCATTGCAAAGTAGTATCTAGCTTTTATCATTCATTTCTTAGTACAAAGTCTTAAAGAGACTTAACATAAAAGGCAGATAATCACAAATACATAGGAAAAACTAGTATGCAGTCCAGAACTCTGCTTGTTAATACAGACCTACCTCATTCTGTTGTGCTGTGCAGCTATGCATTTCTTAACAAATTGAAGGGTTTTGGCAACCCTGCTTCAAGCAGATCCATTGATGCCAattttcctgcagtgttggttCACTTCatgtctgtgtcacattttggtaattctggcaataaaactgaaaacttctggaaaggattcactaTTCTAGATACCATTGAGAACATTCATAATTTATGGTCAGAGgtcaaaaaaatcaatattggTAGGAGTTTGGAAATTGATTCCAAGGTTCATGGGTGACTTGGAGGGGTGCAAGACTTCAGCGGAGGAAGTCACTGCAGATGTggtagaaagagcaagagaactaGCATTAGACGTGGAGCCTGAGGATGGGACTGAATTGCTGCAAGCTCCTCAAGACAACTTGaatggatgaggagttgcttccTACAGATGAGCAAAAAGAGTGGTTTCTTGGCATGGAATCTACCAAAGAGGATGCCGTGAAGGTTGCTGACATGACAACACAGTATTTAGAATAGGGCATAAAGTTAGTTGATAAAGGTGAGGCAGAGTTTGAGAGATTGACTGCAATCTTGAAAGGAGTtgtactgtgggtaaaatgctatcaaacttTTAACACctcatgctacagagaaatcattcctGAAAGGCAAGAGTCCATCGATGCAGCAAatttcattgttgtcttattttaagaaattgtcacagccaccccagccttcagcagccatcaacactgAGGCAAGACCCTCCCCTAGCAAAAAGATTTTGCTGAAAGCTCACGTGCTGGTTAGcactttttagcaataaagtactttttaattGTGGTATGTAGAGTGTTTTTCTAGAGCTAATGCTGTGCTACTGGAAAGACTACAGTATAGTTtaaacataacttttacatgcactgggaaaccaaaaaattcatttgactcactttatggCGACATTCACTGTATTgcggcagtctggaacaaaacctgCAGTctctctgaggtatgcctgtgCCGTGAAACCAAGGGAGACAATTATTGAGTAAGTGCAGAATTTGTCTGTGGGGAGAGAAATAATTCTGTGAAATAATAAGTGGGACCACAGCCCATATCCTAATAGCAGAGTCCCATTTCTAGTGACTAGTATACCGTTTTCCCCAGTTGGGGCCTCACCCTCTAAGGTGTACTGGGTATATCCAGGCAGATTTACTGCTTTGTTCCTAATATTCCCTCCTGACATACACATCTTCATGGTgcattttcctcatatagatgTTATATTATTCATATGGATTTAAAGACTTTACTTCCTCACTAGTAGTAGGAGGTCCTAATTTTATTAGCAGATATGAGTGTTTTACACAGCCTTTACTGTGGCTTTTTTATTACCCATCTGAATGAGTGTATCAAACataaaaatgggggcgcctgggtggctcagtgggttaaggcctctgctttcggcttgggtcatgatcccagggtcctgggatcgggccccacatcgggctctctgatcagcacggagcctgctccccccgcccccgcctgtctctctgcctacttgtgatctctctctgtcaaataaataaataaaatcttaaaaaaaaaaaaaaaaaaagaatgtttcttttATTAGTTATAGGAGTTGAATGACTTTTCTCCCAAGTGTTGACCTCTAGTTTCCCTGGTTTCTTTAGGCTGCATGTAGGTTATTTCAAACACCGTACCATTAAAACGGAcaaggtacattttttttcttatatattagcATAGTAGGGTCTACGTAGGCTTTTTGAGGCTTAGAAAGTCAGATAACTTATCTGTagtcacaaagaaaatgaatattgtaCTCAGGATCTCCCATCCCAGGCCTGTGACTTCTGAACTCAAGCTCCCAAGCTGTCCTGCTTCATACATCTGACATTAAATCAACCCCTTCCGGCTACGTCCTTTGCTCACCTCTCTTACCCTTTCCTTTCCTATCTTCCCTTCAAGATGCCTTCAAAATGACAACCTCTTTGTCAGCATTATAAACAGGCTCATCTTCTTACCCTAACTAGATAAAACATATGTTTATGTTTGATGTCTTTCAGACTGGATGACTATGCCTGTGAGTAAGAACTCTCCTCCCAAGCCGGATATTCCTGATCAAGACTTGGATCAGTGGATGATAAAGGAAGGATTCACTAGAGATAACCACTGGAAATACGATTGCCAGTTGGAATGGCAGCGTGGAGGCCAGGAGGTACTTGCATCTGTGCTCCACGCCCAGGCCAGGGATGAACCTGGGAAGCACTGCACTGTGAGCTCATCTTTTGATCAGAGTCAGGAATTTCAATCTAGCAAAAAAGCCTTTGAGTGTAGTGAGTGTGGAAAAGTCTTCACTAAAAGTTCAACCCTTAATAAACATCAGAAAGTTCATACTGAAAAACTGAATGCAAATCGGAAAACTGTTATTAAAGAGAAGCGATATGAATGTagagaatgtgggaaagcctttcaCCAGAGTACACACCTTATCCACCACCAAAGAATTCACACTGGCGAGAAACCGTACgaatgtaaagaatgtggcaaggccttctCTGTGAGCTCCTCACTCACTTACCATCAGAAAATTCACACCGGAGAGAAACCTTTCGAATGCAACTTATGTGGGAAAGCTTTTATCCGAAACATACACCTTGCCCACCATCATagaattcacactggagagaagcctTTTAAATGTAACATATGTGACAAAGCCTTTGTGTGCAGGGCACACCTTACCAAACACCAGAATATTCAtagtggagagaaaccttataaatgtaatgaatgtggaaaagcctttaaTCAGAGTACGAGTTTTCTTCAGCATCAAagaattcacactggagagaagccctTTGAATGTAACGAATGTGGAAAGGCCTTCAGGGTGAACTCTTCCCTGACAgagcatcagagaattcatactggagagaaaccttataagTGTAGCGAATGTGGGAAAGCTTTCAGGGATAATTCATCCTTCGCTCGACATCGGAAAATTCATACCGGAGAGAAACCTTACAGGTGTGGTTTGTGTGAGAAAGCCTTCAGGGACCAATCAGCCCTAGCccaacatcagagaattcatactggagaaaaaccttaCACGTGTAATATATGTGAGAAAGCCTTCAGCGACCATTCAGCCCTCACTCAACATAAGAGAATCCACACCAGAGaaaaaccttacaaatgtaaAATCTGCGGGAAAGCCTTTATTCGAAGCACACACCTTACTCAGCATCAGAGGattcacacaggagagaagccctataaatgtaataaatgtggGAAAGCTTTCAACCAGACTGCAAACCTCATTCAGCATCAGAGACATCATATTGGAGAAAAGTGATAGGATTATAGTTTATATGGCAGAACTTTGAGACCAAGTGTGTTAATTATTGAATGTAAGCGAATCCATTCCAGAGAATAGCCATGAAAACTTCAGTGaagatggaatttttatttacagagagTCAACCTTCACGGTACTGTGGGTTTGAGAATTTAAGAATGGCATGCCCTCCTAGTTCAGAACTGCCTCAGTTGAATAACAGTAATGTTTAATTAGTCTGAATTATCAAATATTGTACCCAAAATGAAGCTTCATTAACAACACAGAAATTAGATGATCTCATTTACATTTTGACTattaagagaaattataaaattgcAGAAGACCAGGGGAagaagcaaaagaacaaaaagtaaaaatggccaataagcatttCACTCactttttttatataaaagggTTTCTACTTTCAGTGGAACCCTTTGTTCTCACCCACCCACTTTCTCAGTGTAGGGAAAGTGCAGTCACCATGCATTGGCCCCAGAGTTACCCAAATTATGTTTCCCACCTTCTGCTTCAAACCATCCTCTCAGATCTCCCTGACTTAGTGTCCACTGGCTGCTTACCCATATTCTTCTTCTGGGACAACTCATTTGAATGGTATGTCCCTCTTGATTTAGCACCTCCTAACTGGTAACATCATGTCACTTATCATCACCCCATTTGCCCTTGGGGAATGTGGTGATCTGGCCTCCCACACAGTCCATGATTCTGGTTATCGCAACCAGACCCAGCATTCAGAACTCCAGGACCTCTGGGAGACAGGTTGATCAAACTTCTTGAGTTACCCAGTTTCTTTGGGCCTCACCTTTACTCTGACACTGGGATGGTACCTTTAAGTAGGGGCTAGGTTGTGTAGACATTACCTCCAATT
Proteins encoded in this region:
- the ZNF454 gene encoding zinc finger protein 454 — its product is MAVRHLPPMVQESVTFKDVVVLFTRDEWAQLSPTQRALYRDVMLENYSNLVSLGLLGPQSDVFSRLGKGEEWMLEDTSGSFCLDWMTMPVSKNSPPKPDIPDQDLDQWMIKEGFTRDNHWKYDCQLEWQRGGQEVLASVLHAQARDEPGKHCTVSSSFDQSQEFQSSKKAFECSECGKVFTKSSTLNKHQKVHTEKLNANRKTVIKEKRYECRECGKAFHQSTHLIHHQRIHTGEKPYECKECGKAFSVSSSLTYHQKIHTGEKPFECNLCGKAFIRNIHLAHHHRIHTGEKPFKCNICDKAFVCRAHLTKHQNIHSGEKPYKCNECGKAFNQSTSFLQHQRIHTGEKPFECNECGKAFRVNSSLTEHQRIHTGEKPYKCSECGKAFRDNSSFARHRKIHTGEKPYRCGLCEKAFRDQSALAQHQRIHTGEKPYTCNICEKAFSDHSALTQHKRIHTREKPYKCKICGKAFIRSTHLTQHQRIHTGEKPYKCNKCGKAFNQTANLIQHQRHHIGEK